One part of the Vicia villosa cultivar HV-30 ecotype Madison, WI linkage group LG6, Vvil1.0, whole genome shotgun sequence genome encodes these proteins:
- the LOC131612874 gene encoding peroxygenase 2-like — MEKKVEASREAMSTVACKAPITIERKVPDNLDTKLPKPYMPRALVAPDTENVNGTWGHNHNNMSVLQQHASFFDIDNDGIIYPCETFKGFRALGFNVVSSFIFTIILHVALSYSTLPTWLPSPKLPIYIQNIHRAKHGSDSGTYDTEGRFIPANLELMFSKYAHEVPDKLSMRELWHMTQANSVAYDFFGWAASKFEWGVLYVLAKDEQGFLSKEAVRRCFDGSLFEYCAKMRNGATRKVD; from the exons ATGGAAAAAAAAGTAGAAGCATCTAGAGAAGCCATGTCAACAGTTGCATGCAAGGCACCTATAACAATTGAAAGAAAAGTTCCAGATAACTTGGATACCAAGCTTCCCAAACCTT ATATGCCACGGGCCTTGGTTGCCCCTGATACAGAGAATGTGAATGGCACATGGGGTCACAACCATAACAACATGTCTGTCCTTCAACAACATGCCTCGTTCTTCGATATCGACAATGATGGTATCATATATCCATGTGAGACATtcaaag GATTTCGCGCACTTGGTttcaatgttgtttcttccttcATATTTACAATCATTCTTCATGTAGCTCTGAGTTATTCAACTCTTCCT ACATGGCTACCTTCACCAAAGTTACCAATTTACATACAAAATATACATAGAGCAAAACATGGAAGTGACTCAGGGACCTATGACACAGAGGGAAG GTTCATTCCTGCAAATTTGGAACTAATGTTCAGTAAGTATGCTCATGAAGTGCCTGATAAATTGTCAATGAGAGAGTTGTGGCACATGACTCAAGCAAACAGTGTTGCATATGACTTTTTTGGCTG GGCTGCAAGCAAATTTGAGTGGGGTGTTTTGTATGTTCTAGCAAAAGATGAACAAGGTTTTCTATCAAAAGAAGCTGTGAGACGTTGTTTTGATGGAAGCTTATTTGAGTATTGTGCTAAAATGCGTAATGGTGCAACTAGAAAGGTGGATTGA